One window of Papaver somniferum cultivar HN1 chromosome 9, ASM357369v1, whole genome shotgun sequence genomic DNA carries:
- the LOC113313132 gene encoding B3 domain-containing protein At5g18000-like has product MRDTYLTYPYLHIPYNFADKHLRKTIKNVMVRNSEDKVWMLGYWNGDSSAQLCSGWTSLRRDLGLTEGDVCVFELLKGKDTEMRVSVFREIDNVLTRI; this is encoded by the exons ATGCGAGATACCTATCTAACTTACCCATATCTG CATATTCCCTACAACTTCGCCGATAAACATCTAAGGAAGACCATAAAGAATGTCATGGTTCGAAATTCAGAGGACAAAGTGTGGATGCTTGGATACTGGAACGGAGATTCTTCAGCACAGTTATGTTCCGGTTGGACTTCTCTTAGACGAGATTTAGGTCTGACAGAAGGTGATGTTTGTGTTTTTGAGCTGCTTAAGGGAAAAGATACAGAAATGAGAGTTTCTGTTTTCAGGGAGATTGACAATGTGCTCACCAGGATATGA